Proteins from a genomic interval of Microbacterium imperiale:
- a CDS encoding maltokinase N-terminal cap-like domain-containing protein — protein MRLTDELGAWVARQRWYAGKSHEPRFRILDAQPAPEATRYLLMDDAGSLPTLYNVPLVHLPATDHPDAVIAHDDGGVLVDAVRHPGFTVGLLAEMGVDVSRVTGSRVLTGEQSNTSIVYDVDGEPTIILKLFRTLHHGENPDVTVQRVLSDAGSPYVPRFYGSLDASWPDVGRASGSASGTLGFAQEFLRGVRDGWAVALDAAREGRDFTDAASDLGRAVAGVHGALGAALETKDAGADEVAATGNAWQRRLSIAASEVPAVAERVDAIRAVYETALARPWPLLQRIHGDLHLGQVLAVPHGGWRIVDFEGEPLRPMAERAIPDLPPRDVAGMLRSFDYAGAVGAGPDASEWAAACRDAFVAAYVEAPGAVALDPVLLRALVLDKAVYESIYEARNRPDWLPVPLAGIDAALA, from the coding sequence GTGCGATTGACAGACGAACTCGGCGCCTGGGTGGCGCGACAGCGGTGGTACGCCGGCAAGAGCCACGAGCCGCGGTTCCGGATCCTCGACGCGCAGCCGGCCCCCGAGGCGACGCGCTACCTGCTCATGGATGACGCGGGGTCGCTCCCGACGCTGTACAACGTCCCGCTCGTGCACCTGCCGGCGACGGACCACCCCGACGCGGTGATCGCGCACGACGACGGCGGCGTGCTCGTCGACGCCGTCCGGCATCCCGGCTTCACGGTCGGACTGCTGGCCGAGATGGGAGTCGACGTCAGTCGCGTGACGGGCTCGCGCGTGCTGACGGGTGAGCAGTCCAACACCTCGATCGTCTACGACGTCGATGGCGAGCCCACGATCATCCTCAAGCTCTTCCGCACGCTCCACCACGGCGAGAATCCCGACGTCACCGTGCAGCGCGTGCTCAGCGACGCCGGATCGCCCTACGTTCCGCGCTTCTACGGCAGCCTCGACGCCTCGTGGCCCGACGTCGGACGCGCGTCCGGCTCGGCCAGCGGCACCCTCGGCTTCGCGCAGGAGTTCCTCCGCGGTGTCCGCGACGGCTGGGCGGTCGCCCTCGACGCCGCACGCGAGGGCCGCGATTTCACCGACGCCGCCAGCGATCTCGGCCGCGCGGTCGCGGGAGTCCACGGCGCGCTGGGCGCGGCCCTCGAGACGAAGGATGCCGGCGCCGACGAGGTCGCCGCGACGGGCAACGCGTGGCAGCGACGGCTGTCGATCGCAGCATCCGAGGTTCCCGCTGTCGCCGAGCGCGTCGACGCGATCCGCGCCGTGTACGAGACCGCCCTCGCACGTCCCTGGCCGCTCCTGCAGCGCATCCACGGCGACCTCCACCTCGGTCAGGTGCTCGCCGTGCCCCACGGCGGATGGCGCATCGTCGACTTCGAGGGCGAGCCGCTGCGCCCCATGGCGGAGCGCGCGATCCCCGACCTGCCCCCGCGCGACGTCGCCGGCATGCTGCGCTCGTTCGACTACGCCGGCGCGGTCGGCGCAGGCCCCGACGCGAGCGAGTGGGCCGCGGCCTGCCGCGACGCTTTCGTCGCGGCGTACGTCGAGGCCCCTGGCGCCGTCGCGCTGGACCCCGTTCTGCTGCGGGCGCTGGTGCTCGACAAGGCCGTGTACGAGTCGATCTACGAGGCTCGGAACCGCCCGGACTGGCTGCCGGTGCCCCTGGCGGGCATCGACGCCGCCCTCGCCTGA
- the treS gene encoding maltose alpha-D-glucosyltransferase gives MARDDEQPEDLYTAPITLPGAAGADGEDTDLDMPEISYDEQRYPARPRRLRPRDQFRGGSVRRNMTDPRTANGTNPSYVEWLVRQAMLKDADVLARQLSGQPAMWRNPYARPDARRAIATTDVWFTAYPISLITRPGESFLAALGDDALWSAFERIGITAIHTGPVKRAGGIEGWRETPSVDGHFDRISTSIDPAFGTEEEFRALCDVADAHGGSVIDDIVPGHTGKGADFRLAEMGYKDYPGIYHMVEIPPEDWDLLPEVPEGVDSVNLDPATEHELAEQGYIIGALQRVIFYTPGVKETNWSATAPVTGPDGRTRRWVYLHYFKQGQPSINWLDPTFAGMRLVIGDALHSLGELGTSALRLDANGFLGVEKSAEGLPAWSEGHPLSHAANHIIAGMVRKVGGFTFQELNLTIEDIRDTGAVGADLSYDFVGRPGYHHALATGQTEFLRLALTTSLELGVAPVQLVHGMQNHDELTYELVHWATRHGDDVYRFRGREISGSDLAEEIRADLTEHLTGTADYNRVFTQNGIACTTTSLIAATRGIARLDDVSDDDIPLIRDAHLLLSAYNAWQPGVFALSGWDLVGMLTIPADEVADLLSAGDTRWIERGAHDLLDVDPSATRSAAGMPRGRALYGSLPAQLDDPESFASRLAGIIDLRREYGIASATQVDIPEVAHAGMLVLVHRLDEGDPNADAAMQVTVLNFSAEPTEGTVRSEQLVPQSEVVDAASGETLGRVDDLQSFSVSLPAYGAKFLVLNAPEPTED, from the coding sequence ATGGCGCGCGACGACGAACAGCCGGAGGACCTCTACACCGCCCCCATCACCCTTCCGGGGGCGGCGGGCGCCGACGGCGAGGACACTGATCTCGACATGCCCGAGATCAGCTACGACGAGCAGCGGTACCCCGCGCGCCCGCGACGGCTGCGCCCTCGCGATCAGTTCCGCGGCGGCAGCGTGCGACGCAACATGACCGACCCGCGGACGGCGAACGGCACCAACCCGTCGTATGTCGAGTGGCTCGTGCGCCAGGCGATGCTCAAGGACGCCGACGTGCTGGCCCGTCAGCTGTCGGGTCAGCCGGCGATGTGGCGCAACCCGTACGCGCGACCGGACGCGCGCCGCGCGATCGCCACGACCGACGTCTGGTTCACCGCGTACCCGATCTCGCTCATCACCCGCCCCGGCGAGTCCTTCCTCGCTGCGCTGGGCGACGACGCGCTGTGGTCGGCCTTCGAGCGCATCGGCATCACCGCGATCCACACCGGCCCCGTCAAGCGGGCGGGCGGCATCGAGGGGTGGCGCGAGACCCCGAGCGTCGACGGCCACTTCGACCGCATCAGCACGTCGATCGACCCGGCGTTCGGCACCGAGGAGGAGTTCCGTGCCCTGTGCGACGTCGCCGATGCCCACGGCGGCAGCGTCATCGACGACATCGTCCCCGGCCACACCGGCAAGGGCGCCGACTTCCGGCTCGCCGAAATGGGCTACAAGGACTACCCCGGGATCTACCACATGGTCGAGATCCCGCCCGAGGACTGGGATCTGCTGCCCGAGGTGCCCGAGGGCGTCGACAGCGTCAACCTCGACCCGGCGACCGAGCACGAGCTGGCCGAGCAGGGGTACATCATCGGCGCGCTCCAGCGCGTGATCTTCTACACGCCCGGGGTCAAGGAGACCAACTGGAGCGCGACCGCGCCCGTTACCGGTCCCGACGGACGCACGCGCCGCTGGGTCTACCTGCACTACTTCAAGCAGGGTCAGCCGTCGATCAACTGGCTCGACCCGACCTTCGCCGGCATGCGCCTCGTCATCGGCGACGCGCTGCACTCGCTCGGCGAGCTCGGCACGAGCGCGCTGCGACTGGACGCGAACGGCTTCCTCGGGGTCGAGAAGAGCGCCGAAGGCCTGCCCGCGTGGTCGGAGGGGCACCCCCTGTCGCACGCCGCGAACCACATCATCGCCGGCATGGTGCGCAAGGTCGGGGGCTTCACGTTCCAGGAGCTCAACCTCACCATCGAAGACATCCGCGACACCGGAGCCGTGGGCGCCGACCTGTCGTACGACTTCGTCGGCCGCCCCGGCTACCACCACGCGCTGGCGACCGGGCAGACCGAGTTCCTGCGCCTGGCGCTGACGACCTCGCTCGAGCTCGGCGTCGCGCCGGTGCAGCTCGTGCACGGCATGCAGAACCACGACGAGCTCACGTACGAGCTGGTCCACTGGGCCACCCGTCACGGCGACGACGTCTACCGCTTCCGCGGCCGCGAGATCTCGGGCAGCGACCTCGCCGAAGAGATCCGCGCCGACCTCACCGAGCACCTCACCGGCACCGCAGACTACAACCGGGTGTTCACGCAGAACGGCATCGCCTGCACGACGACCTCGCTGATCGCCGCGACGCGCGGCATCGCGCGGCTCGACGACGTCTCGGACGACGACATCCCGCTCATCCGCGACGCGCACCTGCTGCTGAGCGCCTACAACGCCTGGCAGCCGGGCGTCTTCGCCCTCTCGGGCTGGGACCTCGTCGGCATGCTGACGATCCCCGCCGATGAGGTCGCCGACCTGCTCTCGGCCGGTGACACGCGCTGGATCGAGCGCGGCGCCCACGACCTGCTCGACGTCGACCCGTCGGCGACCCGTTCGGCCGCCGGGATGCCGCGAGGACGCGCGCTCTACGGATCGCTGCCGGCCCAGCTCGACGACCCCGAGTCGTTCGCCTCGCGCCTGGCGGGCATCATCGACCTGCGGCGCGAGTACGGCATCGCCTCGGCGACGCAGGTCGACATCCCCGAGGTCGCGCACGCGGGCATGCTCGTGCTGGTGCACCGCCTCGATGAGGGCGACCCGAACGCCGACGCGGCGATGCAGGTGACGGTGCTGAACTTCTCCGCCGAGCCCACCGAGGGCACCGTGCGGTCGGAGCAGCTCGTGCCGCAGAGCGAGGTGGTGGATGCCGCCTCGGGTGAGACCCTCGGACGCGTCGACGACCTGCAGAGCTTCAGTGTCTCGCTGCCGGCCTACGGCGCGAAGTTCCTGGTGCTGAACGCGCCCGAGCCGACCGAGGACTAA